A genomic window from Pagrus major chromosome 23, Pma_NU_1.0 includes:
- the csnk1da gene encoding casein kinase I: MELRVGNRYRLGRKIGSGSFGDIYLGTDISVGEEVAIKLECVKTKHPQLHIESKIYKMMQGGVGIPTIKWCGAEGDYNVMVMELLGPSLEDLFNFCSRKFSLKTVLLLADQMISRIEYIHSKNFIHRDVKPDNFLMGLGKKGNLVYIIDFGLAKKYRDARTHQHIPYRENKNLTGTARYASINTHLGIEQSRRDDLESLGYVLMYFNLGSLPWQGLKAATKRQKYERISEKKMSTPIEVLCKGYPSEFATYLNFCRSLRFDDKPDYSYLRQLFRNLFHRQGFSYDYVFDWNMLKFGANRAVEDAERERREREERLRHSRNPGARGMASASGRARAAQDVAAPSPLNPAAHTGLEKERKVSMRLHRGAPVNISSSDLTGRQDTSRMSTSQALSRVTPSGLQSAAPR; this comes from the exons ATGGAGTTGAGAGTGGGAAACCGATATAGACTGGGCAGGAAAATTGGCAGTGGATCATTTGGAGACATCTATCTGG GTACTGATATCTCAGTTGGAGAGGAGGTAGCCATCAAGTTGGAATGTGTGAAGACCAAACACCCGCAGCTCCACATAGAGAGCAAAATCTACAAGATGATGCAGGGTGGAG TGGGTATTCCGACGATCAAGTGGTGTGGGGCTGAGGGCGACTACAATGTGATGGTGATGGAGTTGTTGGGGCCCAGTCTGGAGGATCTGTTCAACTTCTGCTCTCGGAAATTCAGCCTCAAGACAGTCCTGCTGCTGGCTGACCAGATG ATCAGCCGCATTGAATACATCCACTCCAAGAACTTCATCCACAGAGACGTGAAGCCAGACAATTTCCTGATGGGGCTGGGCAAGAAGGGCAACCTGGTCTACATAATCGACTTCGGCCTGGCCAAGAAATACCGCGACGCCCGCACACACCAGCACATCCCCTACCGCGAGAACAAGAACCTGACTGGCACTGCCCGCTACGCCTCCATAAACACACATCTGGGCATTG AACAGTCCAGACGTGACGACTTGGAGTCGCTGGGCTATGTCCTCATGTATTTCAACCTGGGCTCTCTTCCCTGGCAAGGCCTCAAAGCCGCCACCAAGAGGCAGAAGTACGAACGCATCAGTGAGAAGAAAATGTCCACTCCCATTGAAGTCCTGTGCAAAGGCTACCCAT CGGAGTTTGCCACCTACCTGAATTTCTGCCGCTCTCTGCGGTTCGATGACAAGCCTGATTACTCGTACCTCCGCCAGCTCTTCAGGAACCTCTTCCACAGACAGGGCTTCTCCTACGACTATGTCTTCGACTGGAACATGCTCAAATTT ggtGCCAACAGGGCCGTGGAGGATGCAGAAAGGGAGCGTCGGGAGCGGGAGGAGAGGCTGAGGCACAGCAGGAACCCCGGGGCCAGGGGTATGGCCTCAGCCTCAGGAAGAGCCAGGGCAGCTCAGGATGTGGCAGCCCCCTCACCACTCAACCCCGCTGCACACACAG GtttggagaaggagaggaaggtgaGCATGCGTCTTCATCGTGGGGCACCTGTcaacatctcctcctcagacctGACGGGACGCCAGGATACGTCTCGCATGTCCACCTCACAg GCTCTGTCCCGGGTCACACCTAGCGGCCTCCAGTCTGCAGCACCACGGTGA